A genome region from Cucurbita pepo subsp. pepo cultivar mu-cu-16 chromosome LG02, ASM280686v2, whole genome shotgun sequence includes the following:
- the LOC111788489 gene encoding cytokinin hydroxylase-like, with amino-acid sequence MAIMIFLATLLVIFVSSFAKIAYDTLSFYWLTPRRIRKRMAEQGVYGPNPRPFTGNILDVVELVKESTANDMSSISHDIVDRLLPYYSAWTKQYGKRFIYWNGMEPRLCLTEMELVKEVLGKSSNVCGRSWMQRQGTKHFIGNGLLMANGENWHHQRHLISPAFRGERLKSYAGLMVECTNKMIQSLEAQLEEGQTVFEIADCMKRLTADIISRTAFDASSDKGIQIFDMLTQLQHLCAQASRHLCIPGSRCVFLNQIFHFVGC; translated from the exons TCCTTTGCAAAGATTGCATATGATACTCTCTCTTTCTACTGGCTTACCCCTAGAAGAATCAGGAAGAGGATGGCCGAGCAAGGCGTTTATGGCCCCAACCCACGACCCTTCACCGGAAACATCCTCGATGTCGTAGAGCTTGTCAAGGAATCCACAGCCAACGACATGAGCTCCATCAGTCACGACATCGTTGATCGTTTGTTACCCTATTACTCTGCATGGACAAAGCAATACG GAAAGAGGTTTATATATTGGAACGGGATGGAGCCGAGGCTGTGTTTGACGGAGATGGAGTTGGTGAAGGAAGTATTGGGGAAGAGCAGCAATGTGTGTGGGAGGTCATGGATGCAAAGACAAGGGACCAAACACTTCATAGGCAATGGATTGTTGATGGCAAATGGAGAAAATTGGCATCATCAACGTCACCTCATTTCACCTGCGTTTAGGGGGGAAAGGCTTAAG AGCTATGCGGGGTTGATGGTGGAATGCACCAACAAAATGATCCAATCATTGGAGGCCCAATTGGAGGAGGGCCAGACAGTGTTCGAAATTGCTGATTGCATGAAACGCCTCACCGCCGACATCATTTCCCGGACTGCGTTCGACGCAAGCTCCGACAAAGGCATCCAAATCTTTGATATGCTCACTCAGCTTCAGCACCTCTGCGCACAAGCCAGCCGCCACCTCTGCATCCCCGGTAGCCGGTGCGTTTTTCTAAACCAAATATTTCATTTCGTAGGGTGTTAG